A segment of the Lolium perenne isolate Kyuss_39 chromosome 3, Kyuss_2.0, whole genome shotgun sequence genome:
atgcatatttaatatatgtatatcttatgacaTGTGTCACTttgtttgatccaatatatagggtaaactccatcaaatcctaatttggctaagatgtgcatgaaattcaatttcatatctatgtgcacatagaattgtggagtttgtcctatatgttgtagtgtgtctaactacttaggacccaattagtttggggacctttttgtacttatctttgtgttaggtacaatggatatacattggatgcttgtctcactcttgggaataagtggtgactcaatggtaacttgaggcaagctaggatggtcaacgaacacatatctactacatccacaccaatgctatcttggtaacaagtatcttctcatgcatatttttctagcatccaaccatgtggttgcatcttggcatgaatctcttgatttgcaaatgttgtgcttcttgcaaaagtcttaatgaaacctctttattgtgaatgtgagtaatttgagatgagtgcatttgttgggaagtattttaaatcatgctcatgattcacccATCCCAACTAtgtctatctagcaattttattgcatatcaattcctcaaggctctcacatgtgcaatatagatgaaagtgcaaatttagttacttcttttggtatcctcgtttgtgatacttgttgcctttctcaaatgcatcccaactatcttctatcccttgttgatatttgtgatgtattttagttgtttgtggttgaagttcatgaatgtacaataagataaaattgagcctttggccatgctattaagcaaaaactcttattggtatattgcatgacttcgtcttggatatcatactatttttcttgcgtatctattttgtgtgtgcatgtttctttgtggataaatatctttgtgatattgcccacttagagaaacttatacacataagagatgatacatctccttttgatatcttatttatttattgcgtgttgattggtcatgctaagcaatataattcattgaagactatgatgatgctttttgctcatcattgtaatagtcttataatatgctttatcatgcctttcacatatcctcttggttgagccttttttttatggtgcctcttacttgttgctcaactatttgtttgttgcaagtgttaagattatttttctatctataatctattacaaatgtttgtgttttaaatgagggagtgaggattccatgttatgcatattgtattcaaatgcaacattttattttatgcatgtaccttggggagcttcctcatttgatttagagcactatcttgtagtgatcattagagtttgattcacttggtatcttttgttttttgaatgatattatgggagtgatgattccatgtttgtgcactttatactccaatgcaaattgtctagttttgtgcacaaaccttggggagcttcctcatattatttagagcaatcttcttgatcttatcataatatctatctttcttttggtatcttccttgtggttcatttggttgcttgcttcatttgttgaagcttcttgactttgttatatttttgcaatctttgatcctatctatagtgtgatttcttccgaatattcgtcattggatatgttcatttgattccactcaaattatgagaaatgcacacgctatggaggaactctcactatattggccttctaaatttttcacccatttcggcaattggtaccaatgggggagaagtttggagggtttaagggaatttggttatgtctttgctttgtgcttaagcatgtgcctttattgcattgcatcttgttgctttgcatagttgaatatttagaggaaactccactaggctttgaatgccaatatatgcaatgaaagtcaagatcattcacacatgcatatattatgggggagtttgctctatatatttaacttatttgttacttaaattccttatataaaccctctcaaagagattgtcatcaattaccaaaatgagggagattgaaagtgcatggagcccccatgtgtggttttggtaattaatgacaatccctatggactaatgtttgcattgagttatatttgtaggatttgtccataggcaattcttgaaccatttgttggcttcaaggttgtaataagaagaatttgatgaaggatatcaagtgtcaagtatgtcttgaagatgaagatgaagtgagccctcaagttacttcaagacatcaacatgatgaagaatgaagaatgaagtgcaagttcaagatgagtcaactcgaagagttcataagcttgaagcttgccatgaagtgcaagttcaacatgagccaactcgaagagttcataagcttgaagcttgccatgaagaaatgaagtgcaagttcaagatgagccatctcgaagagatcctttgcttgactcttgccatccatatggtgatcatggatatgtgaagttgcgccgaagaagaagctctcccatgcatggtggtttatgggggagcaatctataagacttcgtcaagcaagcacaagcaagaaaggcattccatcttattgcggtcaagatcgtcatcatcgagctcaagtggaatgcgcaagtataaggtttgctcttaatagggtttctttctcaccggtctcatagtgtagttggagaccggtttatagtttagatgccgtactatcaagagggctctcgagtgagtaactcgatcgtatcattcggagagagctcaaacctttgcatccttgcatcatctttcttggttgttatttggatcttatccatgtgatgttttagagcttgtgcttacttccatagcaagctcttgttcgtcgaaaacggattccgcatgaatcacttgttgcgttttcgatattggagtttttctcggtttctcgtattgagaggtttcactctaaaatatatagaaaaacctaccccacttgttcttaagcttttcactctttgtggggtagctcttgtcatcttctttacaacaaaattggtttcacccaaatccgagtttcctaactcaagttgttgcattttcgaggttggaggttttaccggcatgtatttttagataggtcaaacctttcttcatttatttatatcctaccttactggactatgatggttccctgcatgatcttgtagagcttgttactagcttcgaaacgagcccaagatcatcaaaatcggagtccggatgcaaaagttattgaagTTTTCGTGAAGCActtttttggccggaagttggccggaagttccggtggccggaacttccgccctacttccggtgaacttccggaaatgacgaatctgcacgcagaaaacataccgggagcattccgggggcgccctacttcacccggaagttggccggaacttccggggggcggaagttccgccccaaatgaccggaagttccggttttgacgagttttgtgcataacgggcagatttctcttgccctatttaagggggtcttcttccccaaagtttcttatccgtttgagctcgtttttgcccccattgttgaccttctttgagcttgctatctccctctccctcccatgaatcttgcatctatttgagagaaagatagaggagatctagatctacatcttcaccaatcaaatccctctctttgtgaggggaatccattagatctagatcttggagaaatttggtgttcctcctcctatttgttcttcctctcttattcccccaatagcttttgtagctttgttggaatttgagagagaagtacttgagcatctttgtggtgttcttgccattgcatttggtgcatcggtttgagttctccacggtgattcgtggaagtgaaagcaagaaagttgttactcttgggttcttggaaccctagacggatttgaggcctttgtggcgatttcttgggagcctccaattaagttgtggatgcgtgccccaagctttgtgtaaggctcggtttccgcctcgaaggaaatcccttagtggaaccgtgacctaggcctttgtggcgagggtcaccggagatttaggtgaggcgccttcgtggcgttcggtgtgtggtgtgagtaccgcatcttggggtgaggcctttgtggcgttggtgtgcatcgagcaaccacacctcaaggtgagcctcttgtggcgttcgggagcactaagccaccgcacctctccaacggagattagcactcgcaagagtgtgaacttcgggataaatcttcgtctcccgcgtgcctcggttatctctatacccgagctttttacttatgcactttaccttgtgatagccatcctgcttgaagttatatatatcttgctatcacataagttgcttgtatttcttagcataagttgttggtgcacataggtgaacccttgcttagaataagttgttggtgcacataggtgaaccatagtatataggctttgggcttgacaaagtaaacgctagttttattccgcatttgttaagcccatctcgtaaaagttttaaatcgcctattcaccccccccctctaggcgacatccgtgtcctttcaacttggccggaagtagggcggaagttccgctggccggaacttccggtctacTTCCGCAGTGCTTCTTCGGCGAAATCCACGAAGGTGCTATTGTCTGGAGCatctgggcggaacttccgcctgctgaGGCAGGAAGTTCCGCCATGAGCAAAAAAGCAGCAATAGTTCCAGTTTTGATAGATCTGTCCACCAGCCATGTATGTAGAATAAAACCATGTACCTgtgtacatcaacacacataaatatgtaCCTgtgattgacatcaaacacacaaaacccaaaagtacgggaaatgttctttcactcCCACCGCAACTTCACACCATCAAACATGCTTCTTTTTTACATGTTATTCCACTCGTTGTACACTGGACTTGTACGTGGTTATGTCTCCAACCGGAGGAGCACCGCCTTGACATAGATTTTGGGTGCAACCATTTGGAGACGGTTGCACAAGATTTATTCAGCCGGTGCAGCTGGCAGCTTGATTAGATGCTCACATGTTGATCCACTAGCGCGTCTCCCGTTTATCCCTGTTTAGATGGTTGATACATGTATTGACCTTGAGTGATCCATAAGAACTTGTAATAATGTTAACGACTTGGCTACTTTTTAATGAAGAAACAAAGGCCGTATGCATGTTTTCGATGTAGAGCCAGGGGTTGATCCCCATTTTGATTTTTTAAATTCTTTCTCACATATCTCAAGTTTATCAATGCGCTGGTTGATATTGTGCGTTGTTTTTTGGAGACAAAAGGAGCGTCAATGAAGAGATTCAAATATCACTTGTTTTAAGGCTTCATGGTCATATGTGTGTCGACGGTAAGATCTTGTCCTCGAGGTGTGCAAGGTTGTATCCTTGTTGGTGCCCATCATGGTGTTAATCTCCAATGGATATCTCTTTCACTTGTTAGCCTGGTGATCGGTTGTAACACCCCGGCCATCCCCCATCCGGACTTGTTATCCCTAGCTGCTCTCTAGAAGCTCTAGACTAGCTCCACATACCAACACTAGAGGTTTGACACTTGTCCCATGAGGCCACGACGTGGCATGATGCCAAAAGGTTTCCCTATTCCTGGTGCTAGATAGTGCATCCTTAGATGAGATCTTTTTGTATAATAAAAAGATAACACCTTGGTGGGTATATAAAGGAGTTTATTAGCAGAGAATCGCGAGATACTAGCGTTAGATTCGgccaagaaaaacaataagaaataaGTAAATGTGTCATTGTTGGACATGATAATGAGCACTAGTACGGCGGGAGCCCACCACACTCGTGGTCATATCGGATCATGGGAACGCAAATTTCCAAAATAAAAGGATAAAAAAATACCATTTTATGACGCACGTGCAGGATTGACCGTACTGAAAATTACCAACTCCTTTTTAaaaaggatgaagaaaacatCGAACAACATCGAGTTTAATGATCAGTGGTTAgtttattattttcattaggcacaaTTATGAAACCTCCTTTCTTGGGGACACAATACACTAGACTAACCCATTCACTTTCGGCTACATGATACATGGTAATGACATCTTATAGACGTATTACCTCTTTCATTAGAGGTTTAAGTCATCTTTGAAAGTCAAAAACTAGTCCAATTCCTTATTTCGTGAATATCGATGGAGTTTCTATAGTAGGGTTTATCCCTTTGAAGTTATCCATTGAACACCCAATGCATTGCGGTTTTAACACTGTCATGAGTTTGCCTTCCTCTTTATTTGAAAGATTAGAACTAACAATGATAGGATATTTTGTTTGAATCATCTAGAAACTTGTATATATTACAATGATGATCGAATTCTGTTGTATGTTGCCCTAAGTGTGTTCACTAGGCCGGCTTATGAAGGCACCAAGACAAAGGATTAGATGGAGGTAGAAACCTAGTCGGCTACGGAGACCTACACTATGTCAGCAAGTATGTCGTGTCTTGGGTTACAAGTCTTACGTTTTCCTGAATCTTCTAGAATTGGCTTGGACCTTACTTAGTTGGCATGGGTCTCCATCTTCTAGAAACTGGGATGCCCGGTAATCTTGATAGTTTTACCACCCAAATGGGCCACCCAGGTTTGCTATTTTAAGGCCCTACGGTGAGATGCCCTATTCGGCATAACCTTGACAATGAAAAAGATATAAATCACAACAAAAGCAAAATGGTGTCTCAGTGAGGGCAAGAGTACAAATGGGCCTAAGAGGTCTAAAGATAAACGATGGCATCCATATCCCTTCCTAGACCAAGACAGAGAGAAAAGCCCACTAACATCGTATGTAACATACCTGCTTTAGGTAAGATATACGAGAAAATGGAAAAGAGAGAAAAGGCAAGGCCAGTACATGCTTTACTCACAAGACTTTATTGGTCAGGGTCTTGTCGGCGATTTTCGAATAAAATTACTCTAGTTGTTTATTTGGCGGCAATCGCGAAGCTAGAGAAATTTGTGTCCTCACAATTTCGACTATTTAGATCAGATGAGTTTATGATATCATGTCAGGGCAACCACACCTTCTAGCTAGATGTAGTTTGAAATTGTATTTCTTGGCTTTTGAAACTAAAGGTATTTCCAAATTAAACAAAATTGGGAACGAGAGTAAGAAGATGCTCTGTATAGAGATCTTTAGAAAGCATATGTTTGGAGCTCGGGCTACAAATAGCTCGGTTTTTGAACCTTAAAAAAATGACATTTCGAAGTTTCAAAAAATTTAAACCCAAAATTTTAAATACAGAAAACATTTTAACTTGATTTTTTTTACTCGAAATACCCCGTATTTTGGGCTTGAAAAAAATGCCAAAATATGATATCTAAAGTAGTGATCAATGAAAAATTCAATTCTCCAAATTCGGTGGGATTTTTTCAATTTTGGTAATCCTATAATATAAGTCATTTCGGGTTGAGATTTTGTGTattgatactccctccgttccaaatgAATAAGACCTATACTTTTAAAGTCAAGCTtaataaagtttgaccaaacttttcaAAAAAACGTATTAAAAACATTATATAGATATCATATGAAGATAAACTTCATAATGTATCTAAAAATGTTGATTTTTATTGTATGTATTAATGATTAAAAGGAAGACCGGTCAAAATTTAAGTATATGGATGGATGCACAAGCATGCTGTTATTGCTATAAGGGGCTCGACGCCATCGGGCGCGGAGCCAAGCTCCAAAGCTTAGCGCCGCGGCCAACAGAGCCAAGAATATGTGAAGCGGGCCCCACTTTTGACAATGACTGCAATGTTGgtgtatgcttgacttcattgacCGTGGTGTCGTACAAGCACGACGCTGTCCTAGGCGGTGTTGTGCTATGAAGCATGGCCCCGCTTGGTATGGAGCCAAACAAAAAAGTTATTCCGTGAAACCATTTTCAAAACAGGTTATTTTATAACTTCTTTTTTAGATATATAGTGGTTAGTTTTCTTAAAATGTACTTGTCTTTTTTAGTTATAGTGGTTATTTTGTGAGTTCTTTTTTAGATATACTAGTGGTTAGTTTTGTCAAAATCggcttatctttttttttttttgaatggtGACAGTACCTAGTAGAGGTAGTTTATGGCTAGCGTGAGGACAGGGCGAGAGTAACACTAGGACCAAGGCACATGTGAGGAACACCGAATCCATCGCTCCCTCCCCGAGCAGGAGCAGTGTCATCCAGCTTGAGAATCCGCACCACCACCAAACCCCATGAGTGACGCGCCTCCCCATCCCATCCCCCACACACCCCAATGACTCCCCACTCCCCAtcattttcagttttttttttttttttttttttttgaacaaaggaAGGACCATGAAAGGTCCAGTAGCTGCATTTACTCAGGAGCGGTGGGCTTACAAGTTACATAGAGGACTTctgaaagaaaaaaaatacattGCAGACCTCATCTTTTACAAAAGGGACCCTAAAAAAATAGTGCAAAACGCCATCGGGTCCTCCTCCACCGGAGGTGTGGATTAGCTCTACGCCATGGCCACCCACGCTGTCGCCGGGGACAGCACCACTTGGAGACACGCAGGCGTTGATCGCCACGGCAGAGCTGCTAAAGACCCTCCCCTTTGGCACGCCGGCCGGGAGGGAGAAGAAGGAGGGCCACCCTTCGGCCACGATAAGCATCGGCAAGACGGCATCAGTCGTCGAGGATCCGGTGCTGATGAACTCCAGAATAACAGGGGACGAACTCCCCGAGGTCGCCCTTCGACCAGGAGAATTGGCAGAGGGGAGGAGTAGTTGCTCCACCGAGAACTCTACCAATGATGAGCTCAAGGACCTAGAATACCTCCAGATCCGAGGCCGGAGCAGCCAAACCGGCCAACACGCGAGCTTATTGAGGGAGTTCTGTCTCAATCCCACCTCGATGCTCTGCAAGAGACCACCTAGAGAGGGAGGAGACGACCTCCAAACGCCGCTCGCAGACGTCAGAGAGGAACCCCGCGTTGCGAAATCAGACCAAGCGAATCCTTTCTCAGCTTCTCTTCCACCACCGTGGTGGCCGAGATCCGAGAAAAAAACACTCGAATCAGCCCGATTCGCTCCATCAGCAAGCTTATTGAGGGAGACATCTCCAGATCCCGCCCCCAtcttggccggccaccatggacgACCACCAGGAGGAGGAGCTGGATACCAGCAGACGCTGCTTGCAAACGCCATGGCTAGGCTCCAAACCGGCATCAAGCCAAAATCCACAAGGGCAACACTAGAACCTAAACTACCACTACTATTTACATGGATATCCCGGTCACCTCTCCCTAGCCATCGCCGGCCGGCCGCGCCGTCGGACAAGGCATGGGATTGGGCCGGTTTTCCGTGGGAGACTCTCAACGGGGCTTGAGGAGAGAGAAAGTGAGGATAAGAATGAGAGCCCTGGGCCCATTTTCAGTTAGACAAATCCATGCTCCAACCCAAGCACAGCAAACGGCGTTGGGTGTACGCCCGGGAACGGAGGGCGAGAAGCGAGAGAGTATAGGAGTGCTCGCTGCTGAATTAGATACTCCTCCACACATTCCCACGCGCACATTTCCCCGCGCACACAACACACAGACGACTACACACGCTTTCCACCACTCCACAGATGCAGATGCTGTGcgtgtgtgtatgtgtgtgttCACTCTCACTGCCCACTGGTACTACAGTAGAACTGCTACCACAAACAACTACACGGCCTCCTCTGCAAGTGCTAGGTCACACACACGAGCTCCCTTTACCTTGGCAGGAGGACTGGTAGACAGTGCAGTGtgccatccatccatccatcacAGTGGGTGGCGGTGGTGACAGCGAGCTGCAAACCTTGGACATGAATTGAGAGGCACCTATCCTTTCCAGTCCACGTCTGTCCCTCCGTCCGTCCCACTGATGGATTGATGGATGGATTGATTGATGTGTGATGCCTCACTAGCTCACCCGAGCCCTCCCCTCCCCTTTGTGGCATATCTCATCAGCAACAGGGACCTCCTCCTCTGCCCTCTACTGTGACTACTTGTTCCCAATTTTCTTTCTCCTTTTCCTCCTCTCTCCATATCCTCCTGCTGtctttcttctcctcctccttgctCCTTTCACACGCACACaaggagagagagagatagagagaccCCGAGGGAGGAGAGGAAGCGAAACAGAGAGGGCGTCGAAGATGGAGAGGAGGAGGAAGGCAATGTGGCTCTACCCAAAGGTGGTCGGCTTCAACCCTCCGGAGAGATGGGGCCACTCCGCGTGCTTCTTCGAAGGAGTCATCTACGTATTCGGGGTATGTATCCGCGCGCGTCCATTCTCTTGTTTCTTCACATCCATTGCTACTTCCCTCGTTCGTCTCCTCTTCTTTTGATCATATCTCCTCTGCTAGCTACTTCTTCACTGCCATTTTGCTGCTAGTGCTTCTCGAGCTGCTGAGCGATTCCAACCATGTTCCTCTTCTCCTTTTCGTCAGATCAGAACTCGGTTAGCAATTTAGCATGAACTATCAAGTGACGCTAGGCTCTGAATATTTTAAGGGGGGCCTCTTTTGGGTAGGAAGAAATGTCCTTTTTGGTGTTAATTATCTTATGGGGTTTCGTTTCGTCCTGCTGCAGCTCCCTCCTCACTAGTGATGTAGCAAAATAATTAGCAGCTTTCCTCTAAAGTGCGTCCGTGAGTCGTCCTTCCTTGCTTGCTGTAATACTTTTCTTCCAGAGTGAAAAGCAAAAGAAAGCGACTTCGCACTACTACGATGAATTACCGTCAGTTTGTCACCACCTGCAAGCAATACgatgtttttttttcaattttcatCACATCACAAAAACGAAATCAATTCTCACGTAGGAGTAGATCGAGAGCTCTTCACTGCGACCTCTGGTGGTCCTCGTGGAGAAGCCATAGAAAAGGAAAGAACAGGGCCTTTTAGCTCTTCTTTCTCTTTCTCACCTCTTTTTGGACCACGCTCCAGTTTCTTGTTCCTCGACAGTAGTACTGTGCTGTTATGGGGGTGGTCACGCAAAAGCAAGTCATAAACTCGAGAAAGATTGCTACCCACACCTCAACTTTGGCACCGCACCCACCGTCCTTTTTTTTTACTTCTTCGTTCAGTCAATTTTCGCAGCTCAATCCATTCGGTTaatcaccaaaaccctaatgatacCGCAAGAATGTTACTACATCTGTAGCATTTGTTTTCTGTGACATACTACTGCGCTCAGATCGTAATGTGCTACCGTATATATACTGAATGTAGGGATGCTGCGGCGGCCTGCATTTCAGCGACGTCCTGACCCTGAACCTCAAGACGATGGCATGGAGCTCTTTGACCACGACGGGGCAGAGGCCCGGCACACGGGACAGCCACGGCGCGGCGCTGATCGGCCACCGGATGATGGTGTTCGGCGGCACAAACGGCTCCAAGAAGGTGAACGACCTCCACGTGCTGGACCTGCGCACCAAGGAGTGGAGCAGGCCGCCCTGCAAGGGGACCCCGCCGTCGCCGCGCGAGAGCCACACCGTCACcacggccggcggcggcgacagGCTCGTAGTCTTTGGCGGCAGCGGTGAAGGGGAGGGCAACTACCTCAACGACGTGCACGTGCTGGACGTGCCCACCATGACGTGGACGTCGCCGGAGGTCAGCGGCGACGTCGTCCCCGCGCCCAGGGACAGCCATGGGGCCGTCGCGGTTGGCAACAGGCTCTTTGTCTACGGAGGGGACTGCGGCGATCGATACCATGGCGAGGTGGACGTGCTCGACATGGAcagcatggcatggtcaaggGTAAGAGCTATGTCCTTGTCATACACTGTGTGATAGATGCCGATGTTGTATCTTATTATATATCGCTACATCAAGCTCCTCTAATCTAATGTTCATTTCATCGATCCACAGTTTGCAGTCAAAGGAGCCTCACCTGGTGTCCGGGCAGGTCATGCAGCTCTTGGCATTGGGTCAAAGGTTAGCATAATGTACTGAAACATTGGGGAAATTAATCATGCTACTTCCTAACTAAACCTTGTCTTTACAGATCTATATAATCGGAGGGGTTAGTGATAAGCAATACTACAGTGATGCGTGGATTCTTGATGTCGTGAGTCGGTCCTGGACCCAGCTTGAGACATGTGGGCAGCAACCTCAGGGCCGGTTTTCTCATTCCGCGGTCATCATGAATACTGATGTTGCAATCTATGGAGGGTAATCTTTCACATACAAATCAATAATTCAGTGTAGTTTCATAGGAAACATCAATAATGTACGTAGTTCACTGTGTAACAATTCGACGACATATACCCTTAAAATTCACAGATGTGGTGAGGATGAACGGCCCCTGAATGAGCTACTCATTCTGCAATTGGGTTCCGGACATCCAAATGGACGCTACAACATCTCAATGTGCAAGATTTTGAGCAACCACTGGAGCCAGGAGAAGCGCAAGTTCTTGAGGGCAGAAAACGTGTGTTCCCTAACTTGCTTGTTAATTTCCATATGAATGAATAAACTTTTGCATGTATGTAGGATGATGTTAAATTCCTATGCAAAGATACACACAAATATGATGCTCAATATGTTACAGCAGAGGGATGCAAGTGCGAGCAATGGGGACATCGGTCATAAACCTCGAGAAGCAGAAATCGAGCAAAGAAGTACTTACATCCGTGGTATAGGTAAGTGAAAACTCTGCTACAACAATTTCTACTGGTCAGTGTTATCCTCGATTATCAGATTCACTGGTACATTCTTGACATGTGCAGAGAATGGCCATGTGAAAAGAAGAAAAACTGGGGATGTTCGTCCAAATGAGATCGACCTGGAGCAGGAGGAGCACTCGCTGTCTCTTTCCCAACACTCGTCGCCTTCCCAGTCCGATCAGGAGCAGAATGCAGCTCAGAAGCTTTCAGGATCTCCAAGAGGGTCAATCTCAGGGCTGCAACCGTTCGTTCGTCTCAACAGCAACGGTTCTCTAAGGACTACAGGAGGAGGTATGTCAGCAAGGCCTCTGAAGACCGACCAGTTTATCCGCAACATTGCACCACAGCAACGGCACGAGATGCAGTTCCTAACAGCTGAACCTAAGCAGCACCTCCGGCCATCGGGTCCATCTCTTGTATGCCTCTTTCTCTTCCACAACACTAGCTTATGTTACCATATAATCATGTTTTTGACGCCTATCCTCTCTTGGTTGTTTTATCTGCAGATTGGAGCCGAGGTTCAGGGCACAATCGATGGAGCTTTTGATTCGGGGTACCTCATGACAGCCGTCGTCAACGGGCAACTCTTCAGAGGAGTTCTGTTTGCTCCTGTAAGCATATCCATTTGGGAACTATAATGGCAAATGATGAATAAGTTATTCGGCGTTGATTCGCTTTTTGACTTCCCGGACATTTCTAATCTTTTTTCCGTCTCAGGGACCTGGAGTAACAGCTCCAAGACCTGCAATGCATCATCAGATTCTGAATAGCTCGGCGGTTCCACCCCATCAGCGCCCAGTGCTTGCTCATGCGTTCCCCGTTCATGCCCGACCGGTGCCGCAGGCGACAGGCTTCGTCCTGCCGGACTACGGTCAGCATACGCGGCGTGGGTTCCCGGCCAAGGTCATCAAGTCCGAGCAAGAGAGGAGCGGCAGTGACCTTCATGATGTTGTGCTCACACTCGGGGGGCCCGGAGGGGCCAAGTGATGCTGTTTTCACAACACTTCGGGATCCAGGCCGTGCTGTTCATCTGTTAAACTTGCTCTGTAAAATAGACCATTCTAGTTGAGGAAAATAAGCCTCGTGGCTGAGTTTAAT
Coding sequences within it:
- the LOC127342618 gene encoding uncharacterized protein isoform X2; translated protein: MERRRKAMWLYPKVVGFNPPERWGHSACFFEGVIYVFGGCCGGLHFSDVLTLNLKTMAWSSLTTTGQRPGTRDSHGAALIGHRMMVFGGTNGSKKVNDLHVLDLRTKEWSRPPCKGTPPSPRESHTVTTAGGGDRLVVFGGSGEGEGNYLNDVHVLDVPTMTWTSPEVSGDVVPAPRDSHGAVAVGNRLFVYGGDCGDRYHGEVDVLDMDSMAWSRFAVKGASPGVRAGHAALGIGSKIYIIGGVSDKQYYSDAWILDVVSRSWTQLETCGQQPQGRFSHSAVIMNTDVAIYGGCGEDERPLNELLILQLGSGHPNGRYNISMCKILSNHWSQEKRKFLRAENRDASASNGDIGHKPREAEIEQRSTYIRGIENGHVKRRKTGDVRPNEIDLEQEEHSLSLSQHSSPSQSDQEQNAAQKLSGSPRGSISGLQPFVRLNSNGSLRTTGGGMSARPLKTDQFIRNIAPQQRHEMQFLTAEPKQHLRPSGPSLIGAEVQGTIDGAFDSGYLMTAVVNGQLFRGVLFAPGPGVTAPRPAMHHQILNSSAVPPHQRPVLAHAFPVHARPVPQATGFVLPDYGQHTRRGFPAKVIKSEQERSGSDLHDVVLTLGGPGGAK
- the LOC127342618 gene encoding uncharacterized protein isoform X1; translation: MERRRKAMWLYPKVVGFNPPERWGHSACFFEGVIYVFGGCCGGLHFSDVLTLNLKTMAWSSLTTTGQRPGTRDSHGAALIGHRMMVFGGTNGSKKVNDLHVLDLRTKEWSRPPCKGTPPSPRESHTVTTAGGGDRLVVFGGSGEGEGNYLNDVHVLDVPTMTWTSPEVSGDVVPAPRDSHGAVAVGNRLFVYGGDCGDRYHGEVDVLDMDSMAWSRFAVKGASPGVRAGHAALGIGSKIYIIGGVSDKQYYSDAWILDVVSRSWTQLETCGQQPQGRFSHSAVIMNTDVAIYGGCGEDERPLNELLILQLGSGHPNGRYNISMCKILSNHWSQEKRKFLRAENQRDASASNGDIGHKPREAEIEQRSTYIRGIENGHVKRRKTGDVRPNEIDLEQEEHSLSLSQHSSPSQSDQEQNAAQKLSGSPRGSISGLQPFVRLNSNGSLRTTGGGMSARPLKTDQFIRNIAPQQRHEMQFLTAEPKQHLRPSGPSLIGAEVQGTIDGAFDSGYLMTAVVNGQLFRGVLFAPGPGVTAPRPAMHHQILNSSAVPPHQRPVLAHAFPVHARPVPQATGFVLPDYGQHTRRGFPAKVIKSEQERSGSDLHDVVLTLGGPGGAK